The genomic region GGCAAAGCTCGGCTCAGGCCATTTGCTGATTAAAGCACTGAAGCAGGGAACAGGTCGAGTCAAAAGCTGGCATGTTGACATGCCGAAATCTTCAGAGCCCTCCTGATGCAGCTACATATCGCCCCCGCCGTGGATCAGTCTCCACACCACCATGTCGCAGACAAAAACATACACATACACACAGAGCAtagagctcgagcgcgtccgcCCAGCCTACGCGGGCGGACGCGACAAGCAGCGTAACAGCGACCCCGACCTGTTTGGGGGACGCGACAAGCAGCGCAACAGCGATCCAGACCTGTTTGGCGGCCGCGGTGAACCGACCGTCGGTGCCAGCCTGCCGCAAACACCGGGAATCTCGCAGGAGGACCTCGCACTgcacaacctcgacgcAGTGTTGGGAGACGGGGATGGCGGGGAACGCGTCACGCCAGTCCTTCACCCGCCCGACAAGGGGCGACATGCGTGGCAGTTCCTAGCCGCAGCCACACTCGTCGAGACCTGGGTCTGGGGCTTGCCTGTATGGAGATTGGGAAGAGTacgagctgacaacagtaCACGGTCGGTGTCTTGCATGCGTATTGGCACACCCACATGTTCCCAGAGGACGAGAGTACACTCACTCTCGCAGCCACACTCCAGACCGGTTTGATGTTTATGAGCACGGCACTGCTAGGCCCGTGGGTACTTGGCCGAAGGGAACGAACTGACGTCAGGCTGTTCACGACGTTCCCGCGCCAGCGGCGGTTGATCCAGGCTGTCGGGCTGCTCGTTGCGTCCGCTTCCATCATCGCAGCCGGCTTTGTGACCAAGGCGTCCCACCTCGTCGCAACCATCGGGTGCCTCTACCCTTTCGCAGGCGGTATgtcacctcctcgccctaCCGCTCGGGCTGACTTTAGCACTTTACCTCCCCTGCGCGACGATCATGTACGAGTGGTTCATCGAGCGGCGTGGGTTGGCTTCGGGCATCCTCTTCGCAGGCACTGGTGTTGGCGGTACAATCTTCCCCCTTGTGGTGAgcggcctcctcaaccGCTTCGGATACCGGGCTGCAATGGTgtcgctcggcctcgcaTTCTTCATCATGAACGCCATTGCACTCATGTTTATTAAGCGCCGTGTGCCGCTCCCAGCCCGAGGGGCAACGCATGCCCTCCCGCGCCCCAGTTTTGAGTGGGGCGTACTCAAGACGAGCGCGTTCTGGGTCGGCATGGCCGCACTTCTCCTCACAAGTCTCGGGAACTTTAACCCCACCCTCTGGATTCCCAGTGAGCCTCTACAGAAATTGAAGGTTGAgactgacgccagcctTCGCCGAGACGGTCGGAGCAAAGAGGCCCGACGGCACCGCCCTCGTGGCCATCATGAATGCCGTGTCGGTGCCCTCCAACATCCTCATGGGGTGGATCTCGGACCGCGCCCCAGGTCGTGTAACAATCTTGGGCAATTGCTTACTTGCTTCGCTCTCCGTCTTTATTCTCTGGGGCCTTGgcacgagctcgggcgtcctcgtcgcaTTTAGCGTCTTGTGGGGATTTAGCGCACTGAGTTTTGTCTCGCTCTGGTCCAAGCTGATCACGCGGACATGCAGTGAGTTCTTCCGAGTAAACACATCTGACACGCAGAGGACCGTGGCCCACATATGAACACATACATTTTCTCGCTGTATGCCGTTTTGCGCGGCGTGGGTAACCTCACATCCGGCCCGATCTCTACCAAACTCCTTCGCACGGGTGTGTTCCGCGGCGCAGCTGGTGCGTACGGCAACACAAACTTTGGCGCCGTGCTAGTGTACACTGGAGTGACAATCATGTGTGGCGGATTTGTCGGAATCTTCTTCCCCAGTTAAACATTCCGGCAAACAGGAGGCCCATGCAGATCAACCCCTCTGCGTTGGATTCACCCAATAGAATAGAATAGATGTATCTCCCGGAGTTGTTGAGCCGCGGAAATCTACTGCAGCTAgaggcgagggcgcccTTACCGAACCGACGCTAAAGATATCACCAACCCTgttcgccgccgccgcgtaTTGCTTCCCCCATTCCATGGCGTCCTCGTTGTCAAACGGTGTACTGCCACTTCGTATGAACTGTGTCTGGTCAACGGCTAGTGTCGAGTTGGATCCTGTGACAGAGGGTGTATCGCGTCTCGAGTTGGATACTGTGACAGAGGGTATATCGCGTTTCAGCGTTCGATCTGCTCTACTGgccctcactctcactctcactcgccctcaccgacGAGTATCGGGTGCTGACGGTCGTTTGCTCGTCTACCACGCGCCCGAAGCTGCCCGACCTCGCCTACCCatctcgcccgccgccacatctcgcccgcctccccatctcgcccgcctccccatctcgcccgcctccccttctcgcccgcctcccaTCTCACCCGCCTCAGCCGCCTGATGCCCCAGATAAGACTGAAACCATGCACACTCATTGGGCGGCCCCACCCAGAGGGCCCCAGCACCATTGCGCCACTCCACACATTAACAGCGGAGCGATTTCCGAGTACATTCTGTCCCAGATTCCGGGGAACATTCGCCACTTGTAACAGCCATATTCGCTGGCCGCGGAGATGTTTCTGGATGTTTTTCCGGCCGACTCGCCTTGGCAGACCCCGAGTCGCCGGCGGAATGGAGGATAGCTGGCGAATGAGAGGCCGAGTCAGAAGCGTGTTGGCGAAGCTAGCGCCAGGGAACGCCACTGACCCAGGTATCATGGACAGCTGATTCTTGGCTTGGCTTTGGGTATCCGAAGCCGAAACGCGCCGGCCGATGTGCGCAATTTTTTAGACAGGTTGTAGGAATCGTTTCTCAACCCCCGGTCTGAGTGGGACTTTAAACATTATACATTTGATGCAGCTCCGCTCGCTCTACAACTAGCTCTTCTGCATACCTGCGTACCTGCGTACCTACGTACCCGCGTACAGCAAAGATTTCACGTCAGCAAAGAGTCGGAAAAATGAGGCATGTAGATGCAACGGTACCTGAGATGAAATCAGGGTCTTCTAATCTCGCCCTGAAACTTCGGAACATCCGACAGTGAACGATTTCTCGTCATCCAACTTACTCTTGTCGTCTTTCGACTCGGTCTCCATCCACCCTCCTCATTTCTCCTCGACAGGGGCTGGTGGCGCAGGATGTAGTTAGGACCGGCGCGGCCCTTGGCCCCACGGGCGAGCGCTGTTCTCCGCCGCAGACTTGCAGACTTTTTAAAAGGCTGACTCGGGCGACATTGAAGAGGCCCCTCTTCTCCGCGGAAAGTCACAAAGTAACTAACCATGGGCTACCACAAGAACGAGAAGGAcgtgcgcgacgtcgactcTGCCGAGGACAACGACTACGATGTCGAGGTGCTGGGCTCGAAGCGCGGTGTCGTCACCGACGAGGTGTTTGGAGCCATCACCGACAACGGGCCCAACTACCGCTCGGTAAGATCTTTCGTGGGGCTCGCTGACATTAGGTCGGATGGCTCGGCACCGCCGTGCTCATGATGAAGACGCAGATGGGTCTGGGTGTGCTTTCTATGCCCGCCGTCTTTGACACGCTCGGGATGATTCCCGGTGTCCTCTGCCTCATCGCTATCGCCGCCATCACTACCTGGTCCGACTACATTGTCGGCAGGTGGAAGCTCGCCCACCCGGACACGTACGATATTGCCGACGTCATGATGCGTATCTTTGGCCGCTTCGGCTACGAGGTCATGAACGTTGCATACACTCTCTTTTGGATCGCCGTGAGCGGCTCGGCCATGCTTGGTCTTTCGACGGCTCTTAACGCCGTTAGCTCGCACGGCGCGTGCACTGCCGTCTTTGTGGCTGTCGCTGCCATCATCGCAATGGGTCTGGCATCCATCCGCACTCTCGGCAGGATCTCTTGGCTCGCATGGATCGGCGTCACCTCGATCGTCGtctccatcctcgtccttaCCGTCTCCGTCGGCGTCCAGGACCGCCCCTCGGCTGCGCCCAAGGAGGGCCTCTGGGAGCCCGAGATCAAGCTCTTCGGTAACCCCAGCTTCACGTCGGCCATCTCTGCTATTGGTACCCTCGTGTTCTCGTACGCCGGTACTCCGGCGTTCTTCTCCATTGTTTCCGAGATGCGCGACCCCCGTCACTACACTCGTTCCCTTGTTACCTGCCAGACTATCATTACTTGCGTGTATCTCGCCATCGGTATTGTCGTCTACTACTTCTGCGGCGCATtcgtcgcctcgcccgcccTCGGCTCGGCAGGCACCCTCATGAAGAAGGTATGCTACGGCCTCGCCATCCCCGGCCTCGTGTCGACCGTTTGCCTCGTCACCCACCTCCCCGCCAAGCAGATCTTTGTCCGCATCCTCCGCGGCTCTGACCACCTCACCTCAAACAGCATCGTCCACTGGGCCACCTGGATCGGCTGCGTCGCCGCATGCACCATCATCGCATACATCATCGCCTCGGCTGTCCCCGTCTTCGGCGGCCTCGTCtccctcgtcggcgccctcctcggcacaCTCATGTGCTTCCAGCCAATGGGCTTCATGTGGCTCTACCTCCaccgcgaggacgagcgcacCACCAAGTGGTACCTCGGCGTTGCGTGGAGCACTTTTGTCATTGTCGCTGGTATGTTCCTCATGGTGTCGGGCACCTACGGTTCGATCGTCGACATCAAGGACTCGTACGCCAAGTACGGCGGCACTGCCGCCTGGACTTGCGCCGACAACTCGGGCTCGGTCTAAGCTGGCAATCTGAGGGTGTAAGTTGGGGTAGTTTGGATTAGTAACCGAGTATAGTTATGAGGCAGGTCTGGTTGGAGGTATGCATTGTCTCTTTGTTCTTGAGGCTGGATTgtctcttctcttctcgAGGCTACATTGTCTCTTCTGTTCTCGAGGCGAGATCCAGAAAATCTGGCAGCTTAGTCAGGAAGGGCCTTCATCAACGAGATACCGAACATCTCGGCCACCAAGACCAGGTCCCATCTCACGACGCAGTCTTTGCTCTGGCCCGCGGATGCCTCTGATTATGTGCCGGGGAGTTTGGGGTCATTGGTACCCCCTAGCTGTTCCGCTGCATCACTGCCACTGTCTCTGAAGACGAAGGGAGCTGAACGCGTCAAGTCATAAGCTCCGAAGGTCCTAGTTGGAAGAATGCCGGTTCGGCCTTGACCGTTCACCGGGTGGTTGACTGCCGGTTGAGGTGACGTTTAACCGGACGGACGTGGTGGGCTACCATCCCTCTACTCATACTTTATACCTCTGTCATTACTATCCACACACTCTTCATCGTTCATTTCCCAGATCCGTCCACACTTGACACTTTACAGTGAGTAGCCTCCTCTTCGCGAGGCAGCAACCCCGACTGACGCCAAGCTCTCCCTCTTAACCCAAACCGACACCACCACAATGCCCAAGGACGCCGCCCCCGAGGTCATGCCCGAGCTGGGCGTTGACGCCCTCTTCAACCTCCGCGGCAAGGTCGCTCTCGTGACTGGCGGCGCGACCGGCATCGGCAAGATGATTGCTGCCACCTACGTCCGTAACGGTGCCAAGGTGTACATTGCGTcgcgcaagctcgccgacctcgagcgtgtTGCTGCACAGCTCTcgcagctcggcaaggactCTGGTGGCCAGTGCCTCCCAATCCAGGCTGACGTCGGCACCAAGGCCGGGTGCGACACCCTCGCTGCCGAGAtcaagaagcgcgagcagcgcctcgacatTCTCGTCAACAACTCTGGCTTGACTTGGGGCGCCCCCATGGCAGACTTCCCAGAGGCCAGCGGATGGGACAAGGTGTTTGCCCTCAACGTCAAGTCTCAGTTCTACCTAACTGTCGGTGtactcgacctcctcaagaGCGGAAAGGACAACCTCAACCCTGCGAGTGTCATTAACATTGCCTCGACCGCCGCCATCTCACCCCAAGCTGAGGGATCCCTCTCCGCAAAGGGCCACGGCACGTACTCGTACCAGCCGTCCAAGGCTGCGTCGCTGCACCTCAcccgcgtcctcgcgtcctcgctcgccaGGGACCACGTCATTGTCAACGCTATCTGCCCAGGCGTCTTCCCAAGCCGTATGACCGCGTTCGGCCTGGAGAACAACCGCGACGTCCTTGAGAGCGGCCAGCCGACGGGCCGTGTCGGCACGCCCGAGGACATTGGTGGCCTCGCTCTGTACTTTGCGTcgcgcgcaggcgcgcacTGCACCGGCACCGGTATCGTCATTGACGGCGGTGCCAGCAtcgccttctccgccaAGCTCTAAGATGTGTTGTCGATTTAGTAGTATCAGGCCTCGGTATGTAAAAGTGCAACGCCTCAGTATGTAAAAGCAGTCGTCCGCTAACGGCGACGCGTGCAACGCTGTCTACCTTGCCCGTGCGAGATTTCCGCTCTCGAATTTCAAGATGCCCACCCAGCCGCCACGGTCCCTTCATGTAAACTCTGTTTTCGGTCCGTCCCCGAATGGCATATCGTTTTACTTTATAGCCATACATCACCCCAAGGGTTCACCCATGTGATTCAGGCGTCCCAGTGGAGCGGGCTGGGCCGGTTCCGGTCCAGGTTCAGGTTTTGTTCGAAACCTGGGGTTGGCGATGGTATGCTATACGTCCGCCTTTGTCGGGCCGTAACCTTGCTCTTCTACGATCCGCAACATGCCCCGTGGACGCCAAAGCCACCGCTGACGCCATGAGGCTTTACTCTAGACAGTAGCAGTAGCCTcgcacctccttctcactctcactctgTCTCTGTCGTGTCCATCGCCTGCCCGACATGGCAGACAACGCACTCAAGCTCTCCAACGACCAATACTCGACCCTCCTCCAGGCCTTCGGCTACCCCGCTGCCGGCTGCTTCTTCACCAACTTTACCAAGGAAGCCGCTGTGAAGTGTCGTTCAGTGAACGGCAGTCCGGGCCTCGCACCTAACAAATCGGCAAACGCCCAGATCTGGTTCTGCCGCCTGTCGTCGAACGCGACGGCCGCAGACACAGATATCCTCGTGGCCAAACTCCCAGCCTCATCCCACCGCTGCTTTACCGCTagtggaggacgacgcgccgcggc from Cutaneotrichosporon cavernicola HIS019 DNA, chromosome: 2 harbors:
- a CDS encoding uncharacterized protein (to TIGR gene model, INSD accession), translating into MSQTKTYTYTQSIELERVRPAYAGGRDKQRNSDPDLFGGRDKQRNSDPDLFGGRGEPTVGASLPQTPGISQEDLALHNLDAVLGDGDGGERVTPVLHPPDKGRHAWQFLAAATLVETWVWGLPYTVGVLHAYWHTHMFPEDESTLTLAATLQTGLMFMSTALLGPLFTTFPRQRRLIQAVGLLVASASIIAAGFVTKASHLVATIGCLYPFAGALYLPCATIMYEWFIERRGLASGILFAGTGVGGTIFPLVVSGLLNRFGYRAAMVSLGLAFFIMNAIALMFIKRRVPLPARGATHALPRPSFEWGVLKTSAFWVGMAALLLTSLGNFNPTLWIPTFAETVGAKRPDGTALVAIMNAVSVPSNILMGWISDRAPGRVTILGNCLLASLSVFILWGLGTSSGVLVAFSVLWGFSALSFVSLWSKLITRTCKDRGPHMNTYIFSLYAVLRGVGNLTSGPISTKLLRTGVFRGAAGAYGNTNFGAVLVYTGVTIMCGGFVGIFFPS
- a CDS encoding uncharacterized protein (Transmembrane amino acid transporter protein), producing MGYHKNEKDVRDVDSAEDNDYDVEVLGSKRGVVTDEVFGAITDNGPNYRSVGWLGTAVLMMKTQMGLGVLSMPAVFDTLGMIPGVLCLIAIAAITTWSDYIVGRWKLAHPDTYDIADVMMRIFGRFGYEVMNVAYTLFWIAVSGSAMLGLSTALNAVSSHGACTAVFVAVAAIIAMGLASIRTLGRISWLAWIGVTSIVVSILVLTVSVGVQDRPSAAPKEGLWEPEIKLFGNPSFTSAISAIGTLVFSYAGTPAFFSIVSEMRDPRHYTRSLVTCQTIITCVYLAIGIVVYYFCGAFVASPALGSAGTLMKKVCYGLAIPGLVSTVCLVTHLPAKQIFVRILRGSDHLTSNSIVHWATWIGCVAACTIIAYIIASAVPVFGGLVSLVGALLGTLMCFQPMGFMWLYLHREDERTTKWYLGVAWSTFVIVAGMFLMVSGTYGSIVDIKDSYAKYGGTAAWTCADNSGSV
- a CDS encoding uncharacterized protein (NADPH-dependent beta-ketoacyl reductase) — translated: MPKDAAPEVMPELGVDALFNLRGKVALVTGGATGIGKMIAATYVRNGAKVYIASRKLADLERVAAQLSQLGKDSGGQCLPIQADVGTKAGCDTLAAEIKKREQRLDILVNNSGLTWGAPMADFPEASGWDKVFALNVKSQFYLTVGVLDLLKSGKDNLNPASVINIASTAAISPQAEGSLSAKGHGTYSYQPSKAASLHLTRVLASSLARDHVIVNAICPGVFPSRMTAFGLENNRDVLESGQPTGRVGTPEDIGGLALYFASRAGAHCTGTGIVIDGGASIAFSAKL